The genomic segment TGAAGGTACTGGCAGATGTTACAGAACAGCAGATACAGCAGCCAAAAGAAAGCAAAAAACGTAAGAGATCTTACTCAGGAAAGAAAAAAATGACGACTATGAAAACAGAAATTGTGATCGAAGAAAGTGGGCAAATTCTATCGGTTTCAAGATCTTACCGTGGGAAAATTCACGATTTTCGGATAAGAAAACAGGAGAAATTGCTGCCTACGGACAGTATAAAGCATGCTGATTCTGGCTATCAGGGATGGCAAAAGTTGCAAAGTAATGTTGTGATACCATACAAAAAATACCGAAAAAAGCTACTAACTGAGGAGCAAAAGGAGCACAACCGAGAGTTGGCATCATTTAGAATGAGGGTCGAAAATAAGATACGAGAATTGAAAATATTCAAGATTTTGTCGTACGTTTACCGCAACTTTCAGAAAAAATATAACATGAGATTTAACATAATAGCTGGTCTCGTGAATTTGAGGCATGGGTTTTAGCCAACTGCTTTTTTAACCTAATTTATCCTGAAATTAGTACGTACCACTTCGCAGCAGGTCTAATGACATCAACTTAGGGAAAAATGTCGGCGATTGTGTATAAAATTATCCAAAAACTGCAAAAAATAGCATTTTTGTTTCTGTTTTATTTCAACGGAGGGTTCGCTAAGGGAAGCTCTTAAGTATTGTCTGAACAGGTACGTAGGACTGAGTTATAAACCGTGCTGCTGCTCTTCTGCTGCTGCCCGCCGGTCATCCTCTTCCTTCCGGAAGGATTTTTGGCTTGGCGCAGCATCATGCTTCTGTGTCTTATCATCAAGTCGTTCCTCCCCTGTTATAGGTTGCTCACCCTTTTCAGCTCCCTTAACAGAAGTTTTTAGAATGTCAGCAATGCCACAACTAATTTCATTGCCCCATTCTTTTCCTTCTTCCTTCTCGGTATTAGGGTTATACAAAGTACCTTTTCTATCATTTGAAAAAAGACTTTTTACTGCACTTACTTCAGTGATTACAAGACCAGTAATAGCAATCCCTATCGTAATTGGGCCAGTGCCAAAGATTAATGTCGTAAAAGCAAAAAGAGCAACAGGAAGTAAAGATTTACGTAAGAACGTTGTTACCATTTCTTCATCACTAAGTGGTGGTTCATCTTCTTCTTTTTTATTTCCACCTAGGAATGGTATTTTTTCTTTTACCCCGTTCATAAGGGAGCCAGAAATATTTTTCGGGTCTACCTTTATTCCAAACGGCAATCCAATAAGCTTTATGAGTGAATCTTTAGCCTCTGTACTTCGTATCTCATCTGTACACTTGACTACTATTTGTTGTATTTTATCACTCTTTAAATTCTCTCCACTAGCTAATTTTTCCTTCCTAATTTCCCTAAATACGGAAAGTAAAAGTTGAGAGAAATTCTCTTCACTTAGTGACTTTATACTTTTTTGATTAACATTTTTGAATATATCTTCACTATTCTCAAGTACAAAAGTAAAAATTTTCTTTTCATTTTTATTCCGTAATCGAACTAACAGCTCCTCTTTTAATGACTTTTGTTTCTCTAATTCCTTTTTTTCCTGCTCTGAAAGTTTTTCTTGCAGTTTCTTTTCTATCTGTTGTATTTGCTTCTCTGGATTTAAAGTAGCTAAAAAAGTTTCATAGATTAACTGATGTTCCTCTTTTTCAAAGACTTTCTCATCTTCGTTAGTTACTTGAGTAGATGGTTTTGTAGACTCTTTCTTTCCTGTTTCCGAAGCTGCTATTATACCTACCATGGCTGACCTATTTACATTTACCCATGTTTTAATTGTAGCATATTTTTCATATTAGTTCAAATGATTTATACTCTCGGAATTTGCGGTGTTTAAATCATAATTAAGAAAATTTGAGCCCCAGTTATCACTAATTTTTACCTCTACTTCAAGCGGTATAGAAATCTTTACTGCATTCTCCATTATATCTTTCATAAGTTTTGCTGTTTCTTGTACCTTTTCATCCTCTACTTCAACCAGCAGCTCATCGTGAACTTGCAAGAGTATTTTACCTGCTTTTAGCTGATCATAAAGCTGAATCATTGCACGTTTTATTATATCAGCAGCAGTTCCCTGTACAGGTGCGTTTATTGCTGCCCTTTCTGCAAATTGTCTTAGATAAGGGATCGCATTGTTTATGTCCTTTACAAAGCACCTTCTACCAAACAAAGTTTCTACATAACCATGCTGTCTCGCAATAGATATTGTTTTTTCCATATAGGTCTTTATTTCTGGGTAACAGGAGAAATAATAATCAATGTATTCAGCAGCTTCTTGAACGGTAATTTTAAACCGCCTTGCAAGGCCAAACGGGCTAATGCCATATATAATTCCAAAATTAATGGATTTTGCCTTTTGCCTCAGTTCTCTATCTACCTCTGTACCTTCTTGCACTCCAAAAACTTGCCTTGCTGTGATGTTATGAACATCTTGTCCATTTGCAAAAGCTTCTTTAAATGCTGCAACATTTGCAATATGTGCCAAGAGTCTCAATTCTATTTGTGAATAATCTGCAGAAATTATCTTGTATCCTTTTGGTGCAATAAATGCTTGTCTGATGGAGCTTCCTTCTTCACTCCTAATAGGAATATTCTGCAAATTAGGATTGCTGGAGCTAAGCCTTCCAGTTGCAGTTGTTGAAAAGCTTGTGTGTACCCTACCATCAAGAGGATCAACCCGCTTTATTAGTGCATCGGTATAGGTGCCTTTTAATTTGCTTAAGTGTCGCCAATCTAAAATTTTACTTGCAATTTCAGCTCCTTCCATTTCAAGTTCCTCTAGCACTTCAGAGTTTGTGCTATACGATCCAGATTTCTTTAACTTTTTCTTTGTGTTAAGCCCCATTTTATTAAATAAAACATCACTTAACTGTTTTGGTGAAGCGATATTAAATCTTTCTCCTGCCAAATCATATATATCATTCTCAAGTACAGCGATTAGCTGTTGGAATTGATCAGATAGCTCCTGTAATTTTTGTGTATTCAGCAATATTCCACTTTTTTCCATGTCGAGTATCACTTTCATAAGCGGCTTATCAAAGCGCTCGTAGATTGTAAAAAGCCTTTCTTGGAACAGTCTTTGTTCCAGTCTTTCGTGGATTGCTATTAGAGTTTTTGCCGAGAAAATCTCTACATTTCCACTTAAATTATGTGCAACTATGTTTGGAATACTATGGTCATGTTTTCCTGTGTCAAGGCTATATGACATTGTCATCAAATCGTCGACTGAGCCTAACGCTTTTTCTATTGTAGGCAATGTCTTTCTAGTCTCTCTAATATCATGTATTATTTTAAGCACCCCATCTGAAAGTAAAATTGAATTAATTGTGATTAATGCACCTTGTAAGCGATTTTGTTCTATGTAAAAAATATTATCTTTACTGTAAGATAAGGAAACTTTACTCAATATATTGTTTTCGAAGTGACAATAGATTGCAATTTTGCCTTCATATTTGCAATTCTCTAAAAACTTTTCTAATTCCTCATTACTATACTCCGTTTTCTCTTTTGTACTAGATCCACTGTAAGAAAAAAGCTTTTCAACCTTCCCTATCAAGGAATTAAATTCATACTTCTTTAAGAAGGATAACAATTTCTCCATATTTGGAGGATGGACTTCATATTTTGTAATATCATGCTGAAGGTCTACTTTTTCATATAGTGATAAAAGTTTTCTTGAAATTAACGCTTTTTCTTTATGTTCGGTGAGGATATTGCGAATCCTCGTTTGCTCAATATTATTAATATTTTCCAGGATATCATCCAAGGAACCAAATTCATCCAGCAGTTTAGCTGCAGTTTTTGGGCCTATCCCTGGAACGCCCGTAATATTGTCAGATGCATCACCGGTGAGAGAAAGTAAATCAAGAAGCTTGCTTGAATTTACACCAAATTTTTCCATTACCTGTTTTTCATCTATGTATATACTTTTAATGGGATCAAATATTAAAATATTATAGTTCAAAAGTTGAAATAAATCTTTGTCTGACGAAACTACTACTACCTTAAAGTCTTGATGGTCGGCATACCTTGCAGCTAGTGTTGCGATTATATCATCTGCTTCATAGCCTTCAATCTCTTCATAGCTAAGGTTAGAAGCTTCTACTGCTTCCCTCAGTATTGCAAACTGTGGAATTAAATCTTCAGGGGGCGTTACTCTGTTCGCTTTGTATTCAGGATATAAATCATGCCTAAAATTTTTTTTACCAGAGTCAAATGCTATGGTTAAGTAATCCGAGTGGGTAATGTACTTAAGAACCATTTTTAGAAAGCCATATACACCACCTATTGATATGCCGGTGGTGGTGATTAAGTGAGATGATGCATAGTAAGCTCTGAAAAGGAAACCGTAACCGTCAATAATTGTAAAAGTTTTTTCTTTCATTGTAGATGTTTATGTGTGCCCTTGATAGTCTGTTATTTAACTATAAAAATCAAGTCTTTGTTTCATAGCTGACGCTGGTTGCGCACTATCAAGTAGATGTAAATAACGAAAGTTAAATTTTTAGCTAAATGGTGAAAAAGGTAAAGATCTCCCTGCGTCATACCGCGAATCATTCGCAGGATGGCAGTGCCCAGACACTGGCTTTCTCACACCGAAAACGCTGCATCACTTTATTTTCCTATCAAAATTCCTGGATTCCAGCGCCCCTATGCCAGTGCTTAACACAGAACTGTACGAACATTTATTTTGCCAAGGTCAACAAACGGTGTCATGCCAGTACTGGTTTCCATAATCATCAAAAACGTTATGTTTTAGCAGCTTATGCTCACCAAATCAGTTCACAATTCTGGATCCCAGTACTATAGCCCTTCTCATAATAGTGGAAACAAATGAAGAAAAGCAGAATCGACAGCATGGCGAAAAGATTTAAACAGAGGTATGTTCCTTCTGACTCTGTTTTTGATAGCAAACCAATAGTGTTCAATATCATTAAAATCAGGAGAATAGGGAGGGAGATACATAATTTCTGCACCAACACTTTTGGCAAATTCGACAATCTTTTTAGACTTATGAAAAGTTGCATTGTCCAAAATCACCGTTTGTCCAGGCTGTAAAATTGGTGCCAGAAATTGCTCGAACCAGCCATTAAAAATCTCTGTATCACAATAGCCTTCAAAGGTCATAGGTGCAACGATTTTTCCCTTGTTTAAAGCTGCAATCATGCTAACTCGCTGCGTTTTTTTACCTGATTTTAATGCATGAAACCTCTCTCCCTTTCTGCAATACCCGTATGGGTAGTCCTCTGTATTGTCTATACCAGATTCATCAATATATACCAGCTTTTCAGGAGATTTTGCAGATATAACTTTTAAAAATTCAGCTCGTTTTTCTTCGTTCCTTTCTTTGTACCCATAAGTCTTTTTTTGCGTGTAAATCCAATTTTTTTCAGAGCTCTATGAATTGTTTGACGACTTATATTGCCCCATAGTTTAGCCACCTCTGACTGTGTTTTATCGCCATGTTTTTTCACAAATTCTGCAAACGCATTCCAGTCGGTAATTTTATGATTATAGCCCCTATTCCCCAGTTTCTTCGATTGAAAATCTCCTGTTTCTTTGCGCCTTTTCTCCCATTTATACAATGTTACTCTACCAATTTTGAATCTCTTTGCTACTGCTGTTTTACTCTCTCCTTCATCCAACGCCTGGATGGCTTTTTTCCTTAAGTCATAGCTATATGCTGCTGGCACTTTTACCTTTTCATTACCCTAAGCCCCTATTCTATCCTGTTTCTACTTTTATGAGAAGGGCTATAACTTTAAGCCTCGTACCAGTGCGCAACTGTAGACCTGCTGCGAAGTGGTACGTACTAATTTCAGGATAAATTAGGTTAAAAAAGCAGTTGGCTAAAACCCATGCCTCAAATTCACGAGACCAGCTATTATGTTAAATCTCATGTTATATTTTTTCTGAAAGTTGCGGTAAACGTACGACAAAATCTTGAATATTTTCAATTCTCGTATCTTATTTTCGACCCTCATTCTAAATGATGCCAACTCTCGGTTGTGCTCCTTTTGCTCCTCAGTTAGTAGCTTTTTTCGGTATTTTTTGTATGGTATCACAACATTACTTTGCAACTTTTGCCATCCCTGATAGCCAGAATCAGCATGCTTTATACTGTCCGTAGGCAGCAATTTCTCCTGTTTTCTTATCCGAAAATCGTGAATTTTCCCACGGTAAGATCTTGAAACCGATAGAATTTGCCCACTTTCTTCGATCACAATTTCTGTTTTCATAGTCGTCATTTTTTTCTTTCCTGAGTAAGATCTCTTACGTTTTTTGCTTTCTTTTGGCTGCTGTATCTGCTGTTCTGTAACATCTGCCAGTACCTTCAAAATCCTCTCTGGAGTTAGGGTTCTGTCCTTTTTTATGGTAATTTTTTTGGCCAGTAGCGGCTCTATTTTCTTCAAAAGTCGGCAAATATTTGCATTATGTAAATTGAAAAGGCAGCCCAAAAATCTGTGGGTTATGTAGGTCCGATAATACAAAATTACGCACAGCATTTTATCTTCCAGCGTTGGTAATTTAGCAGTTCTTCCGTGGCGCTTTTTCTGTTTTTCAAGCTTTTCCCACTCTGGCCTTACTTTTTTAACAATTTTTTCGAATTCTTCTATTTTCAATCCCGTTATATCTCGAAAATTTCTTGGGTGTTTATTTACTTTATGGTAATTTAGACTCATTTTCCCTCACTTCTCATCCCTCTTTTTCTTACTTTACCATCTTTTACACTATTTTGCAGCAAGTCTAGTCTTTTTAGCAGCGTTAAAGAATTCTTTAGTTCTAGTGAGCCAGATTATGAACCTAGAGATAAACTTGAAGCTGAAATAAGTAGAATTCTTTCTGATAAGCATGTTTATAACGTAAAAGGAAGTAATTTGACAGTAGAGATATTTCATAAAAATCTTGGCGATGAGAAATTAAGAAATATTGAAGAGGTTACCAATGATACTTTGAAAAGGTGCTGTAGGTTCTTTGATGTTCAAATTGATGATGATGCAAATTTCCGCATTTTTATGCTGGAGAATAGAGATCAACTTACTGAAGTTTTAAAAAAAGTACATGACTTTGATCCGCCAAGAACTTGGACTGGATTGACAGTTAATAACAACCACCCTCAATATAAAGAGCTTTCGGAATTTTCAGCTTCAGATGTATTTTTCTTTCTTAATGAGAACAATTGGTGGCTCTTGGAAAAACCATTTTCTGACAACTATATTAAATATCATATTTCCCATGAATTTACCCATTGCATACAGTTTCTTAAGTTCTATCAGCCAGTAATTGAAGGTTTATCACCGAAACTTCAATTGCCGGTTTTTGAGGGAAGTGCAGATTTTATAGCGTGTGAAAAAACGTATGATGGACTTGAAAAAAATTCTATATGTGAGTCTCGTTTCAAGCAAGGGATTGATAAGGTTAAGTCTGAGAACTTAAGTTTATACACTATATATTATGGTTATCATGATCAAACAAGTGATAATCCTTATAAAACTGGGGTTGTAGTATCAAAATTTTTGAATGATCAACATCCCAAGATGATTGTTAAACAGTTCCACTGTACTGGGCAAGGGGATTATAAGTGTCACCATGATCTGCAAAGCAAAATATGGGAGATAAGTAGTGGTAAGGAGTTTGCAAATTGGGTAGATAAACAATATCACTCTACAGATAGTATGATACTGTAGTTCTCAAGAAACCAACAATTGCAATTATTAGCCCCTCAGATATAATCTGTTGAGATTTGTATGGGCTTTGTGAATGACAAAAAAAGAAGAGCAGTTTAGTTTTACATCAGAGAACCTCAAAAAAGCAAAAAAATTTATAGAGATGTACCCAAAAGATAAAGAAGGCAGTGCTGTTATGCCTTTACTATATCTGGTTCAAGAACAGTGTGGATGGGTTCCTGAATCTGCTATGCGCTACGTTGCCGACATGCTAAATATTCCACATATTCGTGTGTATGAAGTGGCAAATTTTTACACTATGTATAATTTAAAACCAGTGGGTAAATACCTAATACAAGTTTGTAGGACAACTCCTTGCTGGTTATGCAGTAGCGAAGAGGTTTTAAATACCTTTA from the Candidatus Wolbachia massiliensis genome contains:
- a CDS encoding transposase family protein, producing the protein MSLNYHKVNKHPRNFRDITGLKIEEFEKIVKKVRPEWEKLEKQKKRHGRTAKLPTLEDKMLCVILYYRTYITHRFLGCLFNLHNANICRLLKKIEPLLAKKITIKKDRTLTPERILKVLADVTEQQIQQPKESKKRKRSYSGKKKMTTMKTEIVIEESGQILSVSRSYRGKIHDFRIRKQEKLLPTDSIKHADSGYQGWQKLQSNVVIPYKKYRKKLLTEEQKEHNRELASFRMRVENKIRELKIFKILSYVYRNFQKKYNMRFNIIAGLVNLRHGF
- the polA gene encoding DNA polymerase I, which translates into the protein MKEKTFTIIDGYGFLFRAYYASSHLITTTGISIGGVYGFLKMVLKYITHSDYLTIAFDSGKKNFRHDLYPEYKANRVTPPEDLIPQFAILREAVEASNLSYEEIEGYEADDIIATLAARYADHQDFKVVVVSSDKDLFQLLNYNILIFDPIKSIYIDEKQVMEKFGVNSSKLLDLLSLTGDASDNITGVPGIGPKTAAKLLDEFGSLDDILENINNIEQTRIRNILTEHKEKALISRKLLSLYEKVDLQHDITKYEVHPPNMEKLLSFLKKYEFNSLIGKVEKLFSYSGSSTKEKTEYSNEELEKFLENCKYEGKIAIYCHFENNILSKVSLSYSKDNIFYIEQNRLQGALITINSILLSDGVLKIIHDIRETRKTLPTIEKALGSVDDLMTMSYSLDTGKHDHSIPNIVAHNLSGNVEIFSAKTLIAIHERLEQRLFQERLFTIYERFDKPLMKVILDMEKSGILLNTQKLQELSDQFQQLIAVLENDIYDLAGERFNIASPKQLSDVLFNKMGLNTKKKLKKSGSYSTNSEVLEELEMEGAEIASKILDWRHLSKLKGTYTDALIKRVDPLDGRVHTSFSTTATGRLSSSNPNLQNIPIRSEEGSSIRQAFIAPKGYKIISADYSQIELRLLAHIANVAAFKEAFANGQDVHNITARQVFGVQEGTEVDRELRQKAKSINFGIIYGISPFGLARRFKITVQEAAEYIDYYFSCYPEIKTYMEKTISIARQHGYVETLFGRRCFVKDINNAIPYLRQFAERAAINAPVQGTAADIIKRAMIQLYDQLKAGKILLQVHDELLVEVEDEKVQETAKLMKDIMENAVKISIPLEVEVKISDNWGSNFLNYDLNTANSESINHLN
- a CDS encoding IS630 family transposase (programmed frameshift) — its product is MPAAYSYDLRKKAIQALDEGESKTAVAKRFKIGRVTLYKWEKRRKETGDFQSKKLGNRGYNHKITDWNAFAEFVKKHGDKTQSEVAKLWGNISRQTIHRALKKIGFTRKKKTYGYKERNEEKRAEFLKVISAKSPEKLVYIDESGIDNTEDYPYGYCRKGERFHALKSGKKTQRVSMIAALNKGKIVAPMTFEGYCDTEIFNGWFEQFLAPILQPGQTVILDNATFHKSKKIVEFAKSVGAEIMYLPPYSPDFNDIEHYWFAIKNRVRRNIPLFKSFRHAVDSAFLHLFPLL
- a CDS encoding transposase family protein, producing the protein MSLNYHKVNKHPRNFRDITGLKIEEFEKIVKKVRPEWEKLEKQKKRHGRTAKLPTLEDKMLCVILYYRTYITHRFLGCLFNLHNANICRLLKKIEPLLAKKITIKKDRTLTPERILKVLADVTEQQIQQPKESKKRKRSYSGKKKMTTMKTEIVIEESGQILSVSRSYRGKIHDFRIRKQEKLLPTDSIKHADSGYQGWQKLQSNVVIPYKKYRKKLLTEEQKEHNRELASFRMRVENKIRELKIFKILSYVYRNFQKKYNMRFNIIAGLVNLRHGF
- a CDS encoding collagenase encodes the protein MTVEIFHKNLGDEKLRNIEEVTNDTLKRCCRFFDVQIDDDANFRIFMLENRDQLTEVLKKVHDFDPPRTWTGLTVNNNHPQYKELSEFSASDVFFFLNENNWWLLEKPFSDNYIKYHISHEFTHCIQFLKFYQPVIEGLSPKLQLPVFEGSADFIACEKTYDGLEKNSICESRFKQGIDKVKSENLSLYTIYYGYHDQTSDNPYKTGVVVSKFLNDQHPKMIVKQFHCTGQGDYKCHHDLQSKIWEISSGKEFANWVDKQYHSTDSMIL
- the nuoE gene encoding NADH-quinone oxidoreductase subunit NuoE; this translates as MTKKEEQFSFTSENLKKAKKFIEMYPKDKEGSAVMPLLYLVQEQCGWVPESAMRYVADMLNIPHIRVYEVANFYTMYNLKPVGKYLIQVCRTTPCWLCSSEEVLNTFKKKLGINIGETTKDNLFTLKEVECLGACVNAPVVQINNNFYENLTSKKVEDIITELSSK